In Cicer arietinum cultivar CDC Frontier isolate Library 1 chromosome 1, Cicar.CDCFrontier_v2.0, whole genome shotgun sequence, one DNA window encodes the following:
- the LOC101507224 gene encoding ABC transporter G family member 9 → MEQDMEDIECQTIYKETLEEEPPADILHNRKRPVILKFDDVVYKIKANKGGLFKKNKKVEEKVILKGVTGIVKPGEMLAMLGPSGSGKTTLLTALGGRLGGKLYGNITYNGKTFSNVIKRNTGFVTQDDVLYPHLTVTETLVFTALLRLPNSVTKDEKVLHAKNVIDQLGLTKCKDSIVGSAYLRGVSGGERKRVSIGQELLINPSLLFLDEPTSGLDSTTAQRIVSTLWDLASGGRTIVMTIHQPSSRLYYMFHKVLLLAEGNPLFFGKGSDAIEYFSNIGYSPAMAMNPSDFLLDLANGIYTDDMNQDHTVDKQKLISAFKSNYDAQLKPEQEEINDSDLSEGKFQETGSGKWPTSWSQQFFVLLRRDVKERKYESFSGLRIAQILVVALIAGLLWYKSNLSHLQDQIGLLFFITGFWGFFPLFQAIFTFPQELMMLEKERSSGMYRLSSYFISRMVADLPMELVLPTIFILITYFMTGLKATVINFFQTLFTLLLNVLVAQGLGLALGALVLDQKSATTLASVIMLCFLLAGGFYVQNVPKFISWVKYISISYYTYQLFLGSQYHSGDTYPCSNGHCPIEEFPPIKQMGFQLNGEGLAALALVLMLIGYRLIAYFALMRIGVTKKLA, encoded by the exons ATGGAACAAGATATGGAAGATATTGAGTGTCAAACAATTTATAAAGAGACATTGGAGGAAGAACCACCTGCTGATATCTTGCACAATAGAAAACGTCCCGTAATTCTTAAG TTTGATGATGTTGTGTACAAAATAAAGGCAAATAAAGGTGGACTatttaagaaaaacaaaaaagtagaAGAGAAAGTGATCCTAAAAGGAGTAACAGGAATTGTTAAACCAGGTGAAATGCTAGCAATGTTAGGTCCATCAGGAAGTGGAAAAACAACTTTGTTAACAGCATTAGGTGGAAGACTTGGTGGAAAACTTTATGGAAACATAACATACAATGGAAAAACCTTTTCAAATGTTATAAAAAGAAACACAGGTTTTGTCACACAAGATGATGTTCTTTACCCTCACTTAACAGTAACTGAAACACTTGTGTTCACAGCACTTCTTAGATTACCAAACAGTGTCACAAAAGATGAAAAAGTTTTGCATGCTAAAAATGTTATTGACCAACTTGGTTTAACAAAGTGCAAAGATAGCATTGTTGGAAGTGCTTATTTGAGAGGTGTTTCTGGTGGAGAGAGGAAAAGGGTTAGTATTGGACAAGAATTGCTTATAAATCCTAGTTTGTTGTTTCTTGATGAACCAACTTCTGGTTTAGATTCAACTACTGCACAGAGAATTGTGTCAACTTTGTGGGATTTAGCTAGTGGTGGAAGGACTATTGTGATGACTATACATCAACCTTCAAGTAGGTTATATTATATGTTTCATAAAGTTTTGTTGCTTGCTGAAGGAAATCCTTTGTTTTTTGGTAAAGGGTCTGATGCTATTGAATACTTTTCAAATATTGGTTATTCTCCTGCTATGGCTATGAACCCTTCTGACTTCCTTTTGGATCTTGCAAATG GTATTTACACTGATGACATGAATCAAGACCATACCGTAgacaaacaaaaattgatttcagCATTTAAGAGCAACTATGATGCACAGTTAAAGCCAGAACAAGAAGAAATCAATGACTCTGATTTAAGTGAGGGTAAATTTCAAGAAACAGGTTCTGGAAAATGGCCTACAAGCTGGTCACAGCAATTCTTTGTACTTTTAAGAAGAGATGTGAAAGAGAGAAAGTATGAATCATTCTCTGGCCTAAGGATTGCTCAGATCCTTGTGGTTGCACTTATTGCAGGACTACTTTGGTATAAATCTAATCTTTCACACTTGCAGGATCAG ATAGGACTTCTATTCTTCATAACAGGCTTTTGGGGTTTCTTCCCTCTCTTCCAAGCAATCTTCACCTTCCCTCAAGAACTAATGATGCTAGAAAAAGAAAGATCCTCAGGAATGTACAGACTCTCATCCTACTTCATTTCAAGAATGGTAGCTGACCTACCAATGGAACTAGTCCTCCCTACAATCTTCATTCTCATAACATATTTTATGACAGGTCTCAAAGCAACAGTGATAAACTTCTTTCAAACACTTTTCACCCTCTTACTCAATGTGTTAGTTGCACAAGGACTAGGACTTGCACTTGGTGCTCTTGTGCTTGATCAAAAATCAGCTACAACACTTGCATCAGTCATCATGCTATGTTTCTTACTTGCTGGTGGATTTTATGTTCAAAATGTTCCAAAGTTTATATCTTGGGTTAAGTATATATCTATTAGCTACTACACTTATCAACTATTTCTTGGGTCACAATATCATAGTGGTGACACATACCCTTGTTCTAATGGTCACTGTCCTATTGAAGAGTTTCCTCCTATAAAGCAAATGGGGTTTCAATTGAATGGTGAAGGTTTGGCTGCATTGGCTCTTGTTTTAATGTTAATTGGTTATAGACTTATTGCTTATTTTGCTCTTATGAGGATTGGAGTCACTAAGAAATTGGCCTag